In the genome of Streptomyces pactum, one region contains:
- a CDS encoding SH3 domain-containing protein produces MAIKGKASMVALTVALTLGGAVGLAPSASAAGSVGASGCHFNSPDVNFTVDVKSTALRKGPGTRYGSKGTIRKGTTFRYYCRTWAGGGLGGFNKSWSYGKIVKRSGSGVKVGTLGWVKSRYLD; encoded by the coding sequence GTGGCGATCAAGGGCAAGGCATCGATGGTGGCGCTCACCGTGGCGCTGACGCTGGGTGGCGCGGTGGGGCTCGCCCCGAGCGCTTCCGCGGCCGGTTCGGTCGGCGCGTCGGGGTGCCACTTCAATTCGCCGGACGTGAATTTCACGGTCGATGTGAAGAGCACCGCGCTCCGCAAGGGCCCCGGCACCCGTTACGGCTCCAAGGGCACGATCCGCAAGGGCACCACGTTCCGTTACTACTGCCGGACGTGGGCCGGCGGCGGACTCGGCGGATTCAACAAGAGCTGGTCCTACGGGAAGATCGTCAAGCGCTCCGGCTCCGGCGTCAAGGTCGGCACCCTGGGCTGGGTGAAGAGCCGCTACCTGGACTGA
- a CDS encoding carboxymuconolactone decarboxylase family protein, with translation MEARLNLMASPIAGKFGKHLVAANKVLAESTTVPASTLELVKIRASQINGCGFCLDMHVKDAAHAGETPERLAMVAAWREAKVYTEAERAALELAEQGTRLADAAGGVPDEVWANAAKHYDEEQLAALVCAIALINAFNRANVIVQQPAGDYRPGQFH, from the coding sequence ATGGAAGCCCGGTTGAACCTGATGGCCAGCCCGATCGCCGGCAAGTTCGGCAAGCACCTCGTCGCCGCGAACAAGGTGCTCGCGGAATCGACGACCGTGCCGGCCTCGACCCTGGAACTGGTGAAGATCCGCGCCAGCCAGATCAACGGCTGTGGTTTCTGCCTGGACATGCACGTCAAGGACGCCGCCCACGCCGGGGAGACCCCGGAGCGCCTGGCCATGGTCGCCGCCTGGCGCGAGGCGAAGGTCTACACCGAGGCCGAGCGCGCCGCCCTGGAACTCGCCGAGCAGGGCACCCGGCTCGCCGACGCGGCCGGCGGCGTCCCGGACGAGGTGTGGGCGAACGCCGCCAAGCACTACGACGAGGAGCAGCTCGCCGCCCTGGTGTGCGCCATCGCCCTGATCAACGCCTTCAACCGGGCGAACGTCATCGTCCAGCAGCCGGCCGGCGACTACCGGCCGGGCCAGTTCCACTGA
- a CDS encoding GNAT family N-acetyltransferase has product MPEPSTRPAETTPPAPATAPAAPGGAAATDAVTAVSASPGAATGDAVTGTAAAAGTASGRAPVHEETVEGFGTIRVVPVDPERDVDLIHGWVVQERAKFWGMGEADRDRVLEIYSYLDSLTTHHAYLVHRNGTPVALFQTYQPEADPVGDYYDVRPGDFGVHLLIGPADGTGERGFTGVLLAALIRFVLSDPSRKRIVLEPDARNEKAIARVIRAGFTLGPQIDLPEKRAQLAFLERAQAGLPD; this is encoded by the coding sequence ATGCCCGAGCCCAGCACCCGACCCGCCGAGACCACTCCGCCCGCGCCGGCCACCGCACCCGCCGCCCCCGGCGGGGCCGCGGCGACCGACGCGGTGACCGCTGTGTCCGCGTCGCCCGGCGCCGCGACCGGCGACGCCGTGACCGGCACCGCCGCCGCGGCCGGCACCGCGTCCGGGCGGGCGCCGGTCCACGAGGAGACCGTGGAGGGCTTCGGCACCATCCGCGTCGTGCCGGTCGACCCGGAGCGGGACGTCGACCTGATCCACGGCTGGGTCGTCCAGGAGCGGGCGAAGTTCTGGGGGATGGGCGAGGCGGACCGGGACCGGGTGCTGGAGATCTACTCCTACCTCGACTCCCTCACCACCCACCACGCCTACCTGGTCCACCGGAACGGCACCCCGGTCGCGCTCTTCCAGACGTACCAGCCGGAGGCGGACCCGGTGGGTGACTACTACGACGTACGCCCCGGGGACTTCGGCGTCCACCTGCTGATCGGGCCCGCCGACGGCACCGGGGAACGCGGCTTCACCGGCGTCCTGCTGGCGGCCCTCATCCGCTTCGTCCTGTCCGACCCCTCGCGGAAGCGCATCGTGCTGGAGCCCGACGCCCGCAACGAGAAGGCCATCGCCCGGGTGATCCGCGCCGGGTTCACCCTCGGACCGCAGATCGACCTGCCGGAGAAGCGGGCCCAGCTGGCCTTCCTGGAGCGCGCCCAGGCCGGTCTGCCGGACTGA
- a CDS encoding penicillin acylase family protein, giving the protein MSDDFGTDDGARDTGPGGAEVYRDAWGIPHLRATDTLALARAQGRNAALDRAWQIEVERHRCQGTTAAFLGAEAVGWDVFARQMRLADTARRCFDRLSPATRAWITAYVEGVNAGLPQGARRDPQFAATGLAAGRWEPWTPLGVWLSTHILFAGFPTKLWREEVARRLGEDAAELFATDGPATSGSNGWLVTGERTATGAPLIAGDPHRFIEDPGVYQQIRLACPEYDVVGLAVPGVPGLAHFGHTGTVAWAITNAMADYQDLYRERLRRAGDGEGGPGTVLALGPDGWRPAARHTETVEVAGGDPVTVEVIETERGPVIIGGPDRAEAISLRHPPRVGAGLGFDALPALLAATTVADVDRALDGWVEPVNVVLAADTAGGLLHRVAGYVPRRHRDNLLRTVPAWEPGHAWRGAHGPLPHPPVDGVAVMANERGPAAPYGIEFAPPHRAARIRELLEGATGWTAPGMAAVHTDTRLDSAGPLLALLAGLDGLTPAAAGLRDRLLRWDRRMAADSGDATAFAAVRTAVVRHLAAHPALAPLAGLTRPAPGTGDGEPAVDPDRAQPWAAGGYPEVFLPWLALTPRIGYALEGLLGGGLPPSVDRAAVVRAAVEEVVAAGAPTQPWGEVHRIAPWQALPEEPDGGWPGVAGDHDCVLATSSVPGVTDRFARGPAARYVWDLADREQSRWVVPFGASGVPGDPHRRDQLALWLRGELAPVVTDWDRLTREPADGPDGSGGGAGEGTAPGDAGTTPGGTGGASGTEPGVPGTAPDGRRAPGRTTP; this is encoded by the coding sequence GTGAGCGACGACTTCGGTACGGACGACGGCGCACGGGACACGGGGCCCGGTGGCGCCGAGGTGTACCGGGACGCCTGGGGCATACCCCATCTGCGGGCCACGGACACGCTGGCGCTGGCCCGCGCCCAGGGCCGCAACGCCGCGCTGGACCGGGCCTGGCAGATCGAGGTGGAGCGGCACCGCTGCCAGGGCACCACCGCCGCGTTCCTCGGCGCCGAGGCCGTCGGCTGGGACGTCTTCGCCCGGCAGATGCGGCTGGCCGACACCGCCCGCCGCTGCTTCGACCGGCTCTCCCCCGCCACCCGGGCGTGGATCACCGCGTACGTGGAGGGGGTCAACGCCGGCCTGCCTCAGGGAGCCAGGCGGGACCCGCAGTTCGCCGCCACCGGGCTGGCCGCCGGCCGGTGGGAGCCCTGGACCCCGCTGGGCGTCTGGCTGTCCACCCACATCCTCTTCGCCGGGTTCCCCACCAAGCTGTGGCGCGAGGAGGTTGCCCGGCGGCTGGGTGAGGACGCCGCCGAACTGTTCGCCACCGACGGACCCGCCACCTCCGGCAGCAACGGCTGGCTGGTCACCGGTGAGCGGACCGCCACCGGGGCGCCGCTGATCGCCGGCGACCCGCACCGCTTCATCGAGGACCCCGGCGTCTACCAGCAGATCCGGCTGGCCTGCCCGGAGTACGACGTGGTGGGGCTGGCCGTCCCCGGCGTCCCGGGGCTCGCCCACTTCGGCCACACCGGCACCGTCGCCTGGGCCATCACCAACGCCATGGCCGACTACCAGGACCTGTACCGGGAGCGGCTCCGCCGCGCCGGGGACGGTGAGGGCGGGCCCGGCACCGTCCTCGCGCTCGGCCCGGACGGCTGGCGTCCGGCGGCCCGGCACACCGAGACCGTCGAGGTGGCCGGCGGCGACCCGGTGACCGTCGAGGTGATCGAGACCGAGCGCGGCCCGGTCATCATCGGCGGCCCCGACCGGGCCGAGGCGATCAGCCTCCGCCACCCGCCGCGGGTTGGCGCCGGCCTCGGCTTCGACGCGCTGCCCGCGCTGCTGGCCGCCACCACCGTCGCCGACGTGGACCGGGCCCTGGACGGCTGGGTGGAACCGGTCAACGTGGTACTGGCCGCGGACACCGCCGGCGGGCTGCTGCACCGGGTCGCCGGGTACGTCCCCCGGCGCCACCGCGACAACCTGCTGCGCACCGTCCCCGCCTGGGAGCCCGGCCACGCCTGGCGGGGCGCGCACGGGCCGCTGCCGCACCCGCCGGTGGACGGCGTCGCGGTGATGGCCAACGAGCGCGGGCCGGCCGCCCCGTACGGCATCGAGTTCGCGCCGCCGCACCGCGCCGCCCGCATCCGCGAACTGCTGGAGGGCGCCACCGGGTGGACCGCTCCCGGCATGGCCGCCGTGCACACCGACACCCGGCTGGACTCCGCCGGTCCGCTGCTGGCGCTGCTCGCCGGACTCGACGGGCTCACCCCGGCCGCCGCCGGGCTCCGCGACCGGCTGCTGCGCTGGGACCGCCGGATGGCGGCGGACAGCGGCGACGCCACCGCGTTCGCGGCGGTACGCACCGCCGTGGTCCGCCACCTGGCCGCCCACCCCGCCCTCGCCCCGCTGGCCGGCCTCACCCGGCCCGCACCCGGCACCGGCGACGGGGAGCCCGCCGTGGACCCGGACCGGGCCCAGCCGTGGGCGGCCGGCGGTTACCCGGAGGTCTTCCTGCCCTGGCTCGCCCTCACCCCGCGGATCGGCTACGCCCTGGAGGGGCTGCTCGGCGGCGGCCTGCCGCCCTCGGTGGACCGGGCCGCGGTGGTCCGGGCCGCCGTGGAGGAGGTGGTTGCGGCGGGCGCGCCCACCCAACCGTGGGGGGAGGTGCACCGGATCGCCCCCTGGCAGGCGCTGCCGGAGGAGCCCGACGGCGGATGGCCGGGGGTCGCCGGCGACCACGACTGCGTCCTGGCCACCTCCAGCGTCCCCGGGGTGACCGACCGCTTCGCCCGGGGCCCGGCCGCCCGCTACGTCTGGGACCTCGCGGACCGTGAACAGAGCCGCTGGGTGGTCCCGTTCGGAGCCTCCGGGGTGCCCGGCGACCCCCACCGGCGCGACCAGCTGGCGCTGTGGCTGCGCGGCGAACTGGCCCCGGTGGTCACCGACTGGGACCGGCTCACCCGCGAACCGGCCGACGGCCCGGACGGCAGCGGGGGCGGCGCCGGGGAGGGCACCGCCCCGGGCGACGCCGGTACGACGCCCGGCGGTACCGGTGGTGCCTCCGGCACGGAGCCCGGTGTCCCCGGTACGGCCCCCGACGGCCGACGGGCCCCCGGCAGGACGACCCCCTGA
- a CDS encoding siderophore-interacting protein, with product MGRGWEGVVLKLLRGKDFVCTVTGAEQVTEHYRRLHLTDGGLLAAAGVHPTMWVRLWFPGGNGKPHQRAYTLVDPDPAAGTFSLEFALHDGRASDWARTARPGDTIEATVQGTGFTAPRPAPARLLVVGDPASLPAVNSLLDAYPKTPATVWFETPHPDDHGLPVRLDPARHELRRVPRRDAGAHLAERVRAELPAALGNPAEAYVWITCDTATTRALGGFVRKELAVPMQRVHALGYWRTP from the coding sequence ATGGGACGCGGCTGGGAGGGTGTGGTCCTCAAGCTGCTGCGCGGCAAGGACTTCGTGTGCACCGTGACCGGGGCGGAGCAGGTCACCGAGCATTACCGGCGGCTGCACCTGACCGACGGCGGCCTGCTCGCCGCGGCCGGGGTGCATCCGACCATGTGGGTACGGCTGTGGTTCCCCGGCGGGAACGGCAAACCGCACCAGCGGGCGTACACCCTGGTGGACCCCGACCCGGCGGCCGGCACCTTCAGCCTGGAGTTCGCCCTGCACGACGGCCGCGCCAGTGACTGGGCCCGCACCGCCCGGCCCGGTGACACCATCGAGGCCACCGTGCAGGGCACCGGCTTCACCGCGCCGCGGCCCGCCCCGGCCCGGCTGCTGGTGGTCGGCGATCCCGCCTCGCTGCCCGCCGTCAACTCGCTGCTGGACGCCTACCCAAAGACCCCCGCCACCGTCTGGTTCGAGACCCCGCACCCCGACGACCACGGGCTGCCGGTGCGGCTGGATCCGGCCCGCCACGAACTGCGCCGGGTGCCGCGCCGCGACGCCGGGGCCCACCTGGCCGAGCGGGTCCGGGCGGAGCTGCCCGCGGCGCTGGGGAACCCGGCCGAGGCGTATGTGTGGATCACCTGCGACACGGCCACCACCCGTGCCCTGGGCGGCTTCGTCCGCAAGGAGCTGGCGGTGCCCATGCAACGGGTCCACGCCCTCGGCTACTGGCGCACCCCCTGA
- a CDS encoding DUF3995 domain-containing protein: MTNAASLLLAAALLFVGALHFLWAAGVYWPAASKEDLTRKVLSDSEEIPSPPLTALVAAFLAGAAYVAVAAHWDGLRIGFLPDWLYTLGIWGLVAVMALRGLVEPFFASTGNEVYTRLNRRAYAPFCVVLALLGVVVALG, from the coding sequence ATGACCAACGCCGCCAGTCTCCTTCTCGCCGCCGCGCTCCTCTTCGTGGGGGCGCTCCACTTCCTCTGGGCCGCCGGTGTCTACTGGCCGGCGGCCTCCAAGGAGGACCTGACCCGGAAGGTGCTCTCCGACTCCGAGGAGATCCCGAGCCCGCCGCTCACCGCCCTGGTGGCGGCGTTCCTCGCCGGGGCCGCGTACGTGGCGGTGGCCGCCCACTGGGACGGTCTGCGCATCGGCTTCCTGCCCGACTGGCTGTACACCCTGGGCATCTGGGGCCTGGTGGCGGTGATGGCCCTGCGCGGGTTGGTCGAGCCGTTCTTCGCCAGCACCGGCAACGAGGTGTACACCCGGCTCAACCGGCGGGCGTACGCGCCGTTCTGTGTGGTGCTGGCGCTGCTCGGCGTGGTGGTCGCCCTCGGCTGA